A part of Denitratisoma oestradiolicum genomic DNA contains:
- the plsY gene encoding glycerol-3-phosphate 1-O-acyltransferase PlsY, whose translation MKLLLFVLLGYLLGSLPFAVIVSRLFGLADPRSFGSGNPGATNVLRTGNKPAAVLTLLGDALKGWAAMIIAGALGGDGTGIAAAGLAAFVGHLFPLFLGFKGGKGVATALGVLTGFSGWLALICAGTWLAAALISRYSSLAALVAAVTAPAAGWALGLSQEALSVLVVMGGLLILRHKDNIKRLLAGTESRLGGKKKGAGSAP comes from the coding sequence ATGAAGCTTCTCCTGTTCGTTCTGCTCGGTTATCTGCTGGGCTCCCTGCCCTTCGCGGTCATTGTCTCCCGACTCTTCGGCCTGGCCGATCCCCGCAGCTTCGGCTCCGGCAATCCGGGGGCCACCAATGTGCTGCGCACCGGCAACAAACCGGCGGCCGTGCTGACCCTGCTGGGAGATGCCCTCAAGGGCTGGGCCGCCATGATCATCGCCGGCGCCCTCGGCGGGGACGGCACGGGCATCGCGGCGGCCGGCCTGGCCGCCTTCGTCGGCCATCTGTTCCCCCTGTTCCTGGGCTTCAAGGGCGGCAAGGGCGTGGCCACGGCCCTGGGCGTGCTGACGGGCTTTTCCGGCTGGCTGGCCCTGATCTGCGCCGGCACCTGGCTGGCGGCGGCCCTGATCAGCCGTTATTCCTCCCTGGCCGCCCTGGTGGCCGCGGTGACGGCCCCCGCCGCCGGGTGGGCCCTGGGGCTGTCCCAGGAAGCCCTGAGCGTGCTGGTGGTCATGGGCGGTCTCTTGATCCTGCGCCACAAGGACAATATCAAGCGCCTGCTGGCCGGTACCGAGAGCCGCTTGGGCGGCAAGAAGAAGGGCGCCGGCTCGGCGCCCTGA
- the tsaD gene encoding tRNA (adenosine(37)-N6)-threonylcarbamoyltransferase complex transferase subunit TsaD → MLVLGIESSCDETGLALYDTSRGLLAHAVHSQIAMHEEYGGVVPELASRDHIRRLIPLLERVLAEAGAGRSDIDAIAYTAGPGLAGALLVGSGFAEALAFALTVPALPVHHLEGHMLSPLLSADPPRFPFIALLVSGGHTQLMRVAGVGAYELLGESLDDAAGEAFDKTAKLLGLGYPGGPALSVLAREGTPGRCKLPRPMLHSGDLDFSFSGLKTAVLTAVRARELSPSERADLAAEFQEAVTEVLVTKALAAVRQQGLDTLVVAGGVGANQRLRQRLDAGAQKARIRVHYPELELCTDNGAMIAFCGARRLQLGQRPEGGGAFAVRPRWPLAELACP, encoded by the coding sequence ATGCTTGTCCTTGGCATCGAATCCTCCTGCGACGAAACCGGCCTGGCCCTCTACGATACGTCGCGGGGCCTGCTGGCTCACGCCGTCCATTCCCAGATCGCGATGCATGAGGAATACGGCGGCGTGGTGCCGGAGCTGGCTTCCCGGGATCACATTCGGCGCCTGATTCCCCTGCTGGAACGGGTGCTGGCAGAGGCCGGCGCTGGCCGTAGCGACATCGATGCCATTGCCTACACCGCCGGCCCCGGCCTGGCCGGAGCCCTGCTGGTGGGTTCGGGTTTCGCCGAGGCCCTGGCCTTTGCCCTGACGGTGCCGGCGCTACCGGTGCATCACCTGGAAGGGCACATGCTCTCGCCCCTGCTTTCCGCCGACCCACCGCGCTTCCCCTTCATCGCCCTGCTGGTTTCCGGCGGCCACACCCAGTTGATGCGGGTTGCCGGTGTGGGGGCCTATGAGCTGCTGGGGGAATCCCTGGACGACGCCGCCGGGGAGGCCTTCGACAAGACCGCCAAGCTGCTGGGCCTGGGTTATCCCGGCGGCCCGGCCCTCTCGGTCCTGGCCCGGGAAGGCACACCGGGGCGCTGCAAGCTGCCCCGGCCCATGTTGCACTCGGGGGACCTGGATTTCAGTTTTTCCGGTCTCAAGACCGCCGTGCTGACGGCGGTGCGGGCGCGGGAACTCAGTCCATCGGAGCGGGCCGATCTGGCGGCGGAATTCCAGGAGGCAGTGACCGAGGTGCTGGTGACCAAGGCCCTGGCCGCGGTGCGTCAGCAGGGCCTGGATACTCTGGTGGTAGCTGGTGGCGTGGGAGCCAACCAGCGCCTGCGCCAGCGCCTCGACGCGGGGGCGCAGAAGGCCCGCATTCGCGTGCACTACCCGGAACTGGAACTGTGCACCGACAATGGCGCCATGATCGCCTTCTGCGGCGCCCGCCGTCTGCAACTGGGGCAGCGGCCCGAGGGCGGAGGCGCCTTTGCCGTGCGGCCCCGCTGGCCCCTGGCCGAACTGGCCTGCCCCTGA
- a CDS encoding DUF3820 family protein, producing MSPEHLQLLVTRTMPYGKYKGRLIADLPGNYLNWFARKGFPDGEIGRLLELMHEIDHNGLSHLLDPLRSAPTKTQT from the coding sequence ATGAGTCCCGAACACCTGCAACTTCTGGTCACCCGCACCATGCCTTACGGCAAGTACAAGGGCCGCCTGATCGCCGACCTGCCCGGCAATTATCTCAACTGGTTCGCCCGCAAGGGCTTTCCCGACGGGGAAATCGGCCGCCTGCTGGAATTGATGCATGAGATCGATCACAACGGCCTCTCCCATTTGCTGGACCCCTTGCGCTCGGCACCGACCAAGACGCAGACATGA